The Coffea arabica cultivar ET-39 chromosome 9c, Coffea Arabica ET-39 HiFi, whole genome shotgun sequence nucleotide sequence TTTATAAAACACCTTTACATTAAATGAAATATGACTAATTAGCTTTACGTTAAATAAGTTAGATTATATTCGGTAACAGTTTACATTAAATAAgcacatttttaaaaaaattataaggtAATTACATTATTCAGTTGAAAACTGAACTATAATTTGGAAccaataaaaaaacaaaaataaacctaTCACAAAACTGTGCGAAGAAAGTAACAAGATGCCACAAAAACGACCTATATGTGTTTTGTTTGATTGAAGAAATGGATAGAGTGGGAGGACCAATACGTGAAAAATGGTGTTTTTAACTTGCTGGATTCAATAAACGCCAATTCGTTCATTGAATTCATTCTTATCCAAGTTAAGTGCATCCACGACTCGCAAGTCAACTGATTTGCTCTCTTTTTCAATGGGAATCTTCACTACATAATCTCGAAAGCTTATCAACTGAAAACTACACTTTCCTACCAATAACATTTTCACAATGGTTCATCCTGCTTCCCATTTTCTTGTGGATGGAATTGAACCCGCACCTTTCTCGTTGTTTTCGTTTCAGCTAAAACTTTTCGTCGAGTAGAAACTAGTTGGACCACCTCATCACCCTAGTGATAAATAAATAGCTAAAATACATCACGATTTTataccttatatatatatatatatatatatatgtgtgtgtgtgtgtgtgtagatGTAGAAAACCAAAATACGTACATTCTAGTTGGAAATTTCATTTAAATTCGATCAATTTCATTTCCTacaaaaaagcaagaaaatccAAATTCCAAACACTCTCTTGGTAATATACATGTCGTGATCTTGAAtggaaggtttttttttttttttttttttgtcgacacaggggtgtTCTGGTCAATTCTTACGGGCCCCGATTAATCCCCTGCGGCCCGGGCCCGATGCCCCAACCCGATCCAAGCACGATAAGTGCGCGGAGGAATCTAACAAAGCAGAGACTCAATTTTAAGACCAAATGATCACCAGTGGGAGGTGCTACTGTTGGACCATTCACGCGGGAGCGAATGGAAGGTGGACATGACAATAATGATTTTTGTCCCTCTTTGAGTCATCCGAATTACTTTTGTCAGACTTTTTTCTTAATGATGaagattcaaattcattttgttcACATCGGCCATTTTAATTATTGAATGAATGATTATCTTAAATGATGTCGAACAAATTTCAGCCTAAGATTCTTGATCATTAATGAAGAGTAATCTAATTATGCCTATGCTTAGTATCCTGTTAATGCCCCTTTAGACGAAGTTACACCTAATTATCAACTTCAGTCCTTTGATTTGCAATTGCAATCCTTGGCTTGGTGAtactttgctttttctttttccgcgGCTAGTTGGGAGGGTGATATCCCAAACAAATGAAGTAATAAAGGTTTGGTTTCGAGGCAGCAACAATAGTTATTAAATCCAACCCGACAAAGAATTCAGTAGAGGGATCGAATTACTGGATCATTGGTTCAATCGGTAGGTCACTAGTTGAGCCAGTGGATACTAAGTATTGGGTTTACTCAAATTGGGCCCAATACtcagaaaaaaacaaaaaattttagttGAGTTCGTGACTCTAATTGAGCTAAATTCATAGTTAAAGAGTGACATTTTATGTGAATTGAGTTTGAACACGTCGTAACTTAGTTTACGTAACCCAATTGACATGCCTGTCATAGAGTCGGAGAAATTCGGTTTTTGATCTTATCAtaaaggggggaaaaaaggaaaggattttTTAACCGTTTCCTGCTATCTCGAatgctaaaagaaaataaaaaaaaaagttgtcttTTCTAAACAAAAATTTTGCCTTAATCCAAGTAcctgtctctttttttttttggggggggggggggggggggttcaaAACCAATAAATACCTGCCACGACCCTAATTTCCTCAAATTATCATCTTCCCTATAACTCACCACTGAATTGCTATCGGATATAGCCATTTTGGTACCTAACAAACCAAAAGTCTCACGGGTCTGAGTTACTTAACCTAAGCTTCTTCGTCTCTTGACTTATAATACTATCTTGCATTTGCACTTGAggaaaaaagagtaaaaaagaGCATCAAGTCCCAATTGGATGTTATTTATATACAGGGAATATGCattttatatctatctttttttccttttaaatttggataagagtttatttggatggtttatttgagataattactgtaacactttttgtgatatgatgtatgtgagataaaaaaatgattaaaaagataaaaaggtgattgagatTTGTgagataaattatttttttcaaaacctttTTATCTAGGGTTgtaaacgaatcgagccgctctcgagttcaaaatattaaacttgttagctcgcgagccgagtatatatatatatatataatattttttattttaagtgtatatatatattttattttcttattttaatagtaaaattacatatatatctttaatattttattatttattaagaaaaaatattattttatttatttttaaaaaaataaaataattattttttatttttttcgaactcgagctcgagttttaaATTATCGGCTCGtcgagtttggtaaaatttagtcgagactcggtTTGATTAGTTCAAAActcaactcgactcgactcgtttgcagctcTATTTCTATCCAAACTAGGACTGTCAATGGAGCTGGGCCAgcccgagctcggctcgtttggcCCGACAGAAAGCCCGATGAGTCCGATCATTTAGTGAGCCGGTCTGAGTTTGAACCTCAAAATTAGACCCGAATTAAATGTGAGCCGAGCTTGGGCCTTATTAGGCTCAACCCCGATATAGGCCCGGTCctttaattacctatatatataatatttatattttgatattatgtataattatatatccaaatatatttttactaaatactaaatatatatataaattacaaaacacaaaaatacatctaaagacTCTTTCATGAactttcttgagagccaatattagtaatgcataactaaatctctaatttttcttattggttgagtaaatttttgtattagcatagtattggttgattttttttttgtttacaaacacaaaaatcatcaagcatatttggatttaaatcacaagattataaaaaaaagtttcaacttttaaagatgtattggcTTATGATTGCATggtttattactatttttcatgcattttaaatggattaaatataaatattattgaaaaaatttttggtttatatactttttaagaactgttatttgttcatgtttagttttaatattatagtcttgtaaatgttaaattagttttacaacttaatagttatagtaattatattaagaaaattaaggagtaataagtgagcTTGGGTTAAACCCGATTAAGACTCACAATCCgaatattatgtgagttgagtATGAGCTTCACATTTATGAATCCGAAACTCATAGCCCGAATTccgaaaatatttcaaattaaatGAATTGAGCTTGAACTCGTCAAAGCCCGGCTCATTAGGCCCGATTGACAGGCCTAATCCAAACACAatatgaattttattttatgcatATGCATGTTGACATCTGtcatcggatggaggtccatgACACAACAaaagaagcaaaagcaaaacTGGCAACGACATAAGCACCGTATTACGAGACGACGGTGTGAATAAGCGTTAAGGACGGTGGGTGCCAGAGATATCCATATTGGATGTGCCACCATCCAATGAAAAAACGCCACGTGCTGGCTGTCCGTTCCCATATGGTATtcaaaaatgtaaaagaaaattaaaaagaagaaCGCAAGACAAGACTCAAGAAACTGCCTTGCTTTGTTTTAGGGGCCActtaaaaaaaaggattaaatatctcttTGAATCGTAAATTGGGGATAGGAATGCCATCGTAGGTGTTCGCACAgctttaatttattaatataaataaatataaaatttttatataatttaatattaataaatttagaatATTTGACAATTAAACACaatttttatctcatttttattCAAGCGTGAACTCACTCGCCCTGTTTCAAAACTCCAAAAACTCAATACTATGTGAATACGAGTGGAGTGAAAGTGAGAAATTTTTGTGTGAATGATATATAGTATATACctctattcaaaaaaaaaaaaaaaaaaaaaagaaaagatagtaCTCTACattattgtttgtttgttttgggTAATGTGTGTAATCATACTCCTTTATAGTCTCTAAGCTGTGGCCAACCAAAAGGGACACTAAACTGGCACTTACACCTATACCAAACATCACTGCTACTGCTACTGCTACTGCTTGCAGTTGGAAGAGAGTCTTTTTTGTTGGTTGGGGGGAGAAGTGTGAAACTGAAAGCTGAAAAGGAGCAGCAGTAAGAATTGAATTGAAATGGGGGTATTGGATCATCTCTCCGATATGTTTGATTGCGCCGGCGGCGGCAGCTCCAAGCTCAAGAAGAAAAAACAGTTGCAGGCAAGTCTGCTAGACTCCGTCTTCCCATTCTACTCTATATATTTGCACCTTCATTTTCGCCTCTGAGAAGTAGTACTAGGATGAATACTGCAAGACGATCTCTGGGTCAGATCTGCTAACAAAAACATGCATAGTTTCGGTTGATCAGCATCGCTTTAAGTTCGTTTATTTTGGTAAAAGTTCCATGTCTTCTTCTGTGTCTACTTGCAGTAAGTTTCCCCTCTAGCTGGTCTAGATCCTCTCACTCAAAGGTATCTCTGATAATTTATAGTGTTTGCTGAGAAATTCCTTATTCTGACGGTGAAAATTATTCgcagaataattttttttcgtgtaaacatatttttcaatcacttttttactcACTTTTTTACTGCTTctcgtgtatatatatatattatattaaattGCTacgatatatatattttttgattcTATAAAAGTTGCTATCCAATCCAAATTGACAATAATTCCACCACCATatcaagttttacattcttTGATTTGGTGCAAATTCTTGGGATATACCTTCCAACACCCACCTCACTGAATGGTGGGTATGGTATAAATATGATTCAGATGCTCCGAAACGGACTTTGGGTCTCTAccaactttatttatttttattactgGTGGACCGGACCATTCTTGAAATCAGGTCATGGGGCATCATTCCGGCCCGAttgaaaagatggaaaaattaTTGTAGTGGTTttgatgtgattttttttttttttgggggttggGGGTGGGGTTTTGTGTTCTGATCAGACGGTGGAGATTAAAGTGAAGATGGATTGCGAGGGGTGCGAGAGGAAAGTGCGGAGATCCGTGGAAGGGATGAAGGGGGTGAGCTCGGTGCAGATCGAGCCCAAGCAGCACAAGCTCACCGTCGTCGGCTACGTGGACCCGAACAAGGTGGTGGCGCGTGTGGCTCATCGCACGGGCAAGAAGGCGGAGTTGTGGCCATACGTCCCGTACGACGTCGTCGAGCATCCCTACGCCCCTGGCGTCTACGATAGGAAGGCCCCACCTGGGTACGTGCGATCCGTTGAAGACCCGCAACTGTCGCAGCTGGCACGTGCCACCTCCTCCGAAGTACGATACACTACGGCCTTTAGTGACGAGAACCCTTCCGCATGTATTGTCATGTGATGTGGATCTGGTCATCCCTCGTTACTCTTAAAACTGAAGCtcgtgtttggattgtaattttctgaagtttttttttttttttaagaaaatatattgcagtgatttgatgtatgtgaaataaaaaggtgatcgaaaaatatatttactttACTAAAAAAAACgtagagatttttttttggtgaaaaatcCCTTTTCAAACAAGATTTAAGTATTTACTACTCCTGATTAAaattttcttgtgatttgtCGATTCTCTCCCAATAATACTAAAAATTTTCACTTCATCGGTTAATGTTGAAAATCAAGTAATCAATCACACATATATGTATttagtctcttttttttttcaaattatttttcctttctagaGTGAGTATTTGCTAGTAGGTACCACTATATAGGGCAAAAAATGTCAACCAACTAAAATGCCAAATGGTCATTAAATTATTGCTCGTGTCTTCGGTGTCTAAAcattaaataattttttgtcaTAAATTAGTCACTAAATTAATTAATCAGCAGTACGTGTCAAAATGTAAGGACGTATGTCTGCattatgggttttttttttttttgggattacAATCAGTGTGTTtagattgtaagttatttgagatatttttactgtaatattttttgtgatgtgatgtatgtgagataaaaaggtaattggaaagataaaaaggtgcattggaaattgtaatgatgatataagcaaatatatttgggcaaataacttacaatccaaacacatttaTAATGCTGTTCTGATTATTTTGTAGATTAAGAGCAAACAATAATCGACGAAATGATTGTAAGtgtgttaattagttagtttagtGGCAAATTTggaacaataaaaaaattatttaatagTCAAAATTCGACCCCAACAATAGTTTAATGACTAGAGATTTTTTAGCCCAATTCCGTTTCATGTGGTTTGGCTTTGTCTTGTGGTCGTGGCTCTGGCTGGCAAGCAGTAGCTCAAGGGTGGGTGGTCTACACATTGATTTGTCGGATGAAATATGGGATGGGACGGGACGGGACGGCTGGAAGGTCTTTGCCTGCTTGATGGTTGCTTTATAACCTTTTTCTCCGCATGATCAAAAGATTATTGTTAGCAAGGCGCGTTTAAATTAAGCTTTAATCCACCGGAGTAGATCGTTACTTCTGAGTAGAAGAATTAGCACATGATTTGGGGCCGCAAGCGGCTGACTCGATGATGGAGTATTTTTCTCAAGCCCTTTTATGCCGGAGGGAAGATCCCAGTGTACATATCCCGGTAGAAAAGGAGCTGCTAGATATACACATTTTcacgccaaaaaaaaaaagaagaagaacatttaaaaacaaaagaaataaataaatgaaggaCCTCTATTTGctgccttcttttctttctccacTGATCAGGAGGATATGTTGATGGTGAATGGCACATATACAGACCACATCCTGTGGACAGGACTCTCGTCAATCACtaacaacatatatatatatatatatctaattGTAGACAAATATATTAATTGTAATAGTGTATAAaatgtcagtgtatataaaattaacttttaacaaatactataagattaactcttagtcaatgtatacactgtcattattaatgtatataaCTAGGAAAGAGTCCCACGCAATGCGTGGGAGTTGATACCTGTGTTGTGAATGAGTAATTGGAGTAACAATCAACAAATTTGTAATATTTAGCTGAAAAGAACATGGAgcaaagtaaaagaaaattgttaaaatgtaatgctctaatttatttttctaaatatATAGAGCTCATCATTCATAACAAGTGAGTGCTTTAATCGGTAAATTCACTATGAAATAAAGCatgattttttatagattcaaaaacattgttttcttaaaaatgagGGAACCTAGTGCCAACAAAAAAATATAGAGAAGATCAACGCTACTAAAGTGATGATATCACATtggtattattattataataccAAACAAAGCCCTTGCATCAAATTATTTTGGAATGAAATGAAACTTTTCAAACAGTTGCATTGACACTCTCACAAggtgaataataataagttgAGTTCTCAAATGTATAGATTACCTGTAGGTCATTGCACAGCATACCTGGAACAATATCATCAGCTGAACCAATGATTGTAATAGGAAATTTAGGATGAAAGCACATGACTCAAATAGTATGGCCTTC carries:
- the LOC113708863 gene encoding heavy metal-associated isoprenylated plant protein 26, whose protein sequence is MGVLDHLSDMFDCAGGGSSKLKKKKQLQTVEIKVKMDCEGCERKVRRSVEGMKGVSSVQIEPKQHKLTVVGYVDPNKVVARVAHRTGKKAELWPYVPYDVVEHPYAPGVYDRKAPPGYVRSVEDPQLSQLARATSSEVRYTTAFSDENPSACIVM